In Pedobacter heparinus DSM 2366, the following are encoded in one genomic region:
- a CDS encoding PLP-dependent aminotransferase family protein, with translation MSKEVLYLKIAGTVEQQIASETLKVGDKLPSIRTVQKIYNVSLNTVKQAFLELESKSLIESRPKSGYYVSNSYGRRLSIPDTSKPKLYDKEKHPEDLITRVFDTLYYKDITKFSLGVPANGLLPIAKLNKGVIKAMRNLEGSGTAYEPVQGSVNLRRNISRWSFVWAGQLTENDVVTTSGAMNALYNCFIAVTKPGDTIALESPIYFGILQMARELGLKIIELPTHPVTGIEIDALKKILPVIKACCLVSNFNNPLGSCMPDEHKKEVVRLLTQHNIPLIEDDLYGDIFFGTTRPVPCKYYDEAGMVMWCGSFSKSLAPGYRVGWVAPGKFKEKIIRQKLLQTISTPPLYQEVIADFMEHGRYDHHLRTLRHKLYTNCLQYQRAITDYFPENTKVTQPQGGFVLWLELDKRIDTAMLYNQAIKQNISFAPGRMFTQHNQFNNCMRLNFGLKWDEKLESDLKRLGKIVKNAL, from the coding sequence ATGTCAAAAGAAGTATTGTACCTGAAAATTGCCGGTACGGTTGAGCAGCAGATTGCTTCCGAAACCCTCAAGGTGGGCGACAAATTGCCCTCTATCCGTACCGTACAAAAGATTTACAATGTAAGCCTGAATACCGTTAAACAAGCATTTTTAGAACTGGAAAGCAAATCGCTGATCGAATCCAGGCCTAAATCGGGCTATTATGTCAGCAATTCTTATGGCCGCAGGCTTTCCATTCCCGATACCAGCAAGCCAAAGTTGTACGATAAAGAAAAACATCCTGAAGACCTGATCACCAGGGTTTTTGATACCCTGTACTACAAAGACATTACCAAGTTTTCCTTAGGTGTACCTGCCAACGGCTTATTACCTATTGCCAAATTAAACAAAGGGGTAATCAAAGCCATGCGTAACCTGGAAGGGAGTGGTACGGCCTACGAACCTGTACAGGGCAGTGTAAACTTACGGCGGAACATATCCCGCTGGTCTTTTGTTTGGGCCGGTCAGCTCACCGAGAATGATGTGGTAACTACCTCGGGTGCTATGAATGCCCTGTACAATTGCTTTATTGCCGTTACCAAACCTGGTGATACCATTGCCCTGGAAAGCCCTATATATTTTGGGATATTACAGATGGCGCGCGAGCTGGGCCTAAAAATTATTGAACTGCCTACTCATCCGGTTACCGGGATTGAAATAGATGCTTTGAAAAAAATCCTGCCCGTTATTAAAGCCTGTTGCCTGGTCAGCAATTTCAACAATCCTCTCGGCAGCTGTATGCCCGATGAGCATAAAAAAGAGGTGGTCAGGCTGCTTACCCAGCATAACATACCATTGATTGAGGATGACCTTTATGGCGATATTTTTTTCGGAACTACACGTCCGGTACCCTGCAAATACTATGATGAGGCCGGAATGGTCATGTGGTGCGGTTCCTTTTCCAAGTCCCTGGCTCCGGGTTACAGAGTAGGCTGGGTAGCTCCGGGGAAGTTCAAAGAAAAGATCATCAGGCAGAAATTGTTACAAACCATATCAACACCCCCGCTTTACCAGGAAGTAATTGCCGATTTTATGGAGCATGGGCGTTACGACCATCACCTGCGGACTTTAAGACATAAGTTATATACCAACTGCCTTCAATACCAGCGGGCAATAACAGATTACTTTCCCGAAAACACAAAGGTAACACAACCCCAGGGAGGCTTTGTATTGTGGCTGGAGCTCGATAAGAGAATAGATACCGCAATGCTCTATAACCAGGCCATCAAACAGAACATCAGTTTTGCGCCCGGCCGCATGTTTACCCAACACAATCAGTTTAACAATTGCATGCGCTTAAATTTTGGGCTCAAATGGGATGAAAAACTGGAGTCTGACTTAAAACGGCTGGGGAAGATTGTGAAGAACGCTTTATAG
- a CDS encoding RNA polymerase sigma factor, with protein MFFCEERGTSIMHQERGSNSNEIQLLIALKSGDRLAFEKIYQSYSPRIFLNILKMVKSVEDAQEILQDVFIKVWEKRGLIDPEQSFKSYLFQISKFTVYNFIRKLNLDKKLKTYLSLENTELYTHIEEGIAYRENDQFILNAIEELPSQRKQIYKLCKIEGKSYAEVGKQLGISSSTINDHIVKATKFLKQRHASFGAAVTLTVISVFLKNL; from the coding sequence ATGTTCTTTTGCGAAGAGAGGGGAACATCCATTATGCATCAGGAAAGGGGAAGTAATTCAAATGAAATTCAGCTGCTGATTGCGCTTAAATCGGGAGACCGGCTTGCATTTGAAAAAATTTACCAGAGCTATAGCCCCAGGATCTTCCTGAATATCTTAAAGATGGTGAAATCTGTTGAAGATGCCCAGGAAATCCTGCAGGATGTATTCATTAAGGTCTGGGAAAAGCGGGGCCTTATTGATCCCGAACAATCCTTTAAATCTTATTTATTTCAGATTTCCAAATTCACTGTGTATAACTTTATCCGCAAGCTCAATCTGGATAAAAAGCTAAAAACTTATCTCAGTCTCGAAAACACAGAGTTGTATACACATATTGAGGAAGGAATCGCCTACAGGGAAAATGATCAGTTTATCCTCAATGCAATTGAGGAATTACCCAGCCAGCGAAAGCAAATCTATAAATTGTGCAAAATTGAAGGTAAAAGTTATGCAGAGGTGGGTAAACAACTGGGAATTTCTTCTTCTACAATTAATGATCATATTGTTAAGGCTACAAAATTTTTAAAACAACGCCATGCATCTTTCGGTGCTGCGGTTACTTTGACCGTAATTTCAGTGTTTTTAAAAAATCTTTAA
- a CDS encoding SusC/RagA family TonB-linked outer membrane protein: protein MYRIYTKKLVMPERYARKILLIMRFTTVILIASLMQVSATTLAQKISLSKTNASLKAVIKEIRAQSGYEFIYTESVLKEALPVTINIKALNFEEVLEQIFRNQPLSFSIDSKTVIIKQKDKNLFEQLAARFQAIDIRGRVLDENSQPMYGATVKVKGTSRVATTNGEGIFTLRGIDENATLEVSYLGYQVKEIKVTKDTRDLTIRLLLADSKLNEVVVTALGIKREERALGYAITKIDSNQITNAPAGNWIDALSGKVAGLNMVRSNGGPAGSNKIILRGENNLTGGADNEALIVIDGVVVNNGSGRRTATGGSAAAPSDGIQPTDFGSGINDLNPEDIESITVLKGPGAAALYGQRGANGAIIVTTKSGSAKSRGVSITLNANAAFESANRWPDLQYEYGQGQSGADTYGYGLNSASSLAFGPRFNGQSFVQYDPVTQAAATEATPWVPYKNQIREFFETGKTFTNSISISGNIKKNTTFRVSATHADNEWIIPNTGYKRNNISFSANSKITSKLSLTVKGGYTNRESDNLPGMGYGNQSVMYWYVFWVPNADINWLRNYWTNGKEYRELKDVFTASPENPYAISYEFINGSKRNGITGNAQLNYAFTKALSLQLRATLDRTIDDRVQKRPWTAARLATGSYRTQDIVSKEYSGDFLLKYNKQLNKDFSITATVGGSMLKNRYSKKETRADGLIEPNVYSFDNAENPLVYVPDTSRFSLNSVYGLFSASYKSYLYLDVTSRMDWNSTLANPFREKSTGFFYPSANLSFIASDYFSLPKTISFAKLRLSVSQVGSGGTIPYRTAYLYGLAANGTYPNGSLQNPTTIPNPDLQPLKTTAYEIGADIKLFKNRLGIDIAAYAGNTKNQILERIVDRSSGYTRQIINAGQIDNSGLEVAMNGTLIQSKSFKWTTFMTFATNKNKIIALANNDTTVLLRSSAVGGAQIIAKVGGSMGDMYGTGFLRAPDGQVVYNPTTGIPLLSGTPVYLGNTIPKYKASIGTEFSYKQFKLNVLFDAQKGGVAHSYTHGRLADFGKLSATLPGRYSGITGKGVVDNGDGTYSPNTTIATDITSFYNTTMGTLNGEGATYKTDFIKFREARFDYTLPKSLLRSIKISRATIGVYGRNLVIWSNWPMFDPEFGTLSGTDIVQGFEIGQFPSTRTYGFNLVIGIN, encoded by the coding sequence ATGTATAGAATTTATACGAAGAAACTGGTCATGCCCGAGCGGTATGCCCGTAAAATTTTGCTAATTATGCGATTTACCACCGTTATATTAATAGCATCCCTTATGCAGGTGAGTGCCACCACGCTGGCCCAAAAAATCAGTCTGTCTAAAACAAACGCTTCTTTAAAAGCAGTAATTAAAGAGATAAGGGCACAAAGTGGTTACGAATTCATCTATACCGAAAGCGTTTTAAAGGAAGCATTACCTGTAACGATCAACATTAAAGCACTTAACTTTGAGGAGGTGCTGGAGCAGATTTTCAGGAATCAGCCGCTGAGTTTTTCTATTGACAGCAAAACGGTCATCATCAAACAAAAAGATAAAAACTTATTTGAACAATTAGCTGCCCGATTTCAGGCAATTGATATTCGGGGTCGTGTGCTGGATGAAAACAGCCAGCCGATGTACGGAGCTACAGTGAAGGTTAAAGGAACCAGCAGGGTTGCCACAACAAATGGCGAGGGTATATTTACACTCAGGGGTATCGATGAGAATGCTACACTGGAAGTTTCTTACCTGGGATACCAGGTAAAAGAAATAAAAGTAACCAAAGATACCCGCGACCTTACAATCAGGCTGCTGCTTGCCGACAGCAAACTGAACGAGGTGGTTGTTACTGCATTGGGTATCAAGAGAGAAGAAAGGGCATTAGGCTATGCCATTACTAAAATAGACAGCAACCAAATTACCAATGCACCAGCGGGAAACTGGATTGATGCCCTTTCGGGAAAGGTTGCAGGTTTAAATATGGTAAGGTCAAACGGAGGACCTGCCGGTTCAAACAAAATTATTTTGCGCGGAGAGAACAACCTGACAGGAGGGGCCGACAACGAAGCCCTGATTGTAATAGACGGCGTGGTCGTAAATAATGGCAGTGGCAGAAGAACTGCAACTGGAGGATCTGCAGCTGCACCATCGGATGGGATACAGCCAACTGATTTTGGAAGCGGGATTAATGACCTTAATCCTGAAGATATTGAAAGTATTACGGTGCTTAAAGGCCCCGGTGCTGCAGCGTTATACGGGCAACGCGGCGCAAATGGAGCGATCATTGTCACTACCAAATCGGGCAGTGCAAAAAGCCGCGGTGTAAGTATAACCCTAAACGCTAATGCCGCATTTGAAAGCGCTAACCGGTGGCCAGATTTACAATATGAATATGGACAGGGGCAAAGTGGTGCCGATACCTACGGATATGGCCTGAACAGTGCCAGTAGTTTGGCTTTTGGCCCAAGGTTTAACGGACAGTCTTTTGTACAGTACGACCCGGTAACACAGGCTGCGGCTACAGAAGCTACACCCTGGGTTCCTTATAAAAACCAGATCAGGGAGTTTTTTGAAACCGGGAAAACTTTTACAAATTCTATCAGTATTAGCGGAAATATCAAAAAGAATACGACTTTCCGTGTTTCTGCAACACATGCTGATAACGAGTGGATCATTCCGAATACAGGCTATAAACGTAACAATATCTCCTTCTCGGCCAACAGTAAAATTACTTCAAAACTAAGCCTGACTGTAAAAGGAGGGTACACGAATAGGGAAAGTGATAATTTACCCGGAATGGGGTACGGAAACCAATCCGTAATGTACTGGTATGTGTTTTGGGTGCCAAATGCCGATATCAATTGGTTGCGAAACTATTGGACAAACGGTAAAGAATACAGGGAACTTAAAGATGTTTTTACTGCATCGCCAGAAAATCCTTACGCCATTTCGTATGAGTTTATCAATGGTTCAAAACGCAATGGCATAACTGGTAATGCACAGTTAAATTATGCTTTTACCAAAGCGCTGAGCTTGCAGTTAAGGGCAACTTTAGACCGCACCATTGATGACAGGGTGCAAAAACGCCCGTGGACGGCGGCGCGCTTAGCTACTGGTTCTTATCGTACCCAGGATATTGTTTCTAAAGAATACAGTGGTGATTTCTTATTGAAGTACAACAAACAACTGAATAAGGATTTTAGTATTACCGCAACAGTTGGTGGCAGTATGCTTAAGAACCGCTATTCCAAGAAAGAAACAAGAGCTGATGGATTGATAGAGCCAAATGTTTATAGCTTTGATAATGCTGAAAACCCGCTGGTATATGTACCAGATACTTCACGTTTCTCATTGAACAGTGTGTATGGCTTGTTTTCTGCTTCCTATAAAAGTTATCTTTATTTAGATGTAACCAGTCGCATGGATTGGAACAGTACCCTGGCCAATCCATTTAGAGAGAAAAGCACAGGTTTTTTTTATCCATCTGCGAACCTGAGCTTTATTGCCTCCGATTATTTTAGTTTACCTAAAACCATCAGCTTTGCAAAGCTAAGACTTTCGGTTTCTCAGGTGGGTAGCGGTGGTACAATACCTTACCGTACTGCCTATTTATATGGTTTGGCAGCTAACGGAACCTACCCAAATGGTTCGTTACAAAATCCAACTACAATACCCAATCCTGATTTACAACCGCTAAAAACTACTGCTTACGAAATAGGTGCAGACATTAAGTTGTTTAAGAACCGTTTGGGTATTGATATTGCTGCTTATGCAGGAAATACCAAAAACCAGATTTTAGAACGTATTGTCGACCGCTCATCAGGTTATACCCGTCAGATTATTAATGCCGGGCAGATCGATAACTCTGGTTTGGAAGTGGCAATGAACGGCACACTCATACAAAGCAAGAGTTTTAAATGGACGACTTTTATGACTTTTGCTACCAATAAAAATAAGATCATTGCCTTAGCCAATAACGATACTACCGTATTGTTGCGTTCAAGTGCAGTAGGCGGTGCGCAAATTATAGCAAAGGTTGGTGGTAGCATGGGCGATATGTATGGTACAGGGTTTTTACGTGCTCCGGATGGGCAGGTAGTCTATAACCCTACTACAGGTATTCCGCTGCTGTCAGGCACTCCGGTCTATCTGGGCAATACCATTCCCAAATATAAAGCGAGTATAGGTACTGAGTTTAGCTATAAACAATTTAAGTTAAATGTATTGTTTGATGCACAAAAAGGCGGGGTGGCCCATTCCTATACCCATGGTCGCCTGGCCGATTTTGGTAAACTTTCAGCTACCTTACCTGGTCGTTACAGCGGTATAACCGGTAAGGGTGTTGTGGATAACGGGGATGGAACGTATAGCCCAAATACAACTATAGCTACAGATATTACCTCGTTTTATAATACGACTATGGGAACCCTTAATGGCGAAGGCGCAACCTATAAAACCGACTTTATTAAATTCAGGGAAGCGAGGTTTGATTATACGCTGCCAAAATCGCTGTTAAGATCAATAAAAATATCCAGGGCAACTATAGGTGTGTATGGGCGTAACCTCGTGATCTGGTCCAACTGGCCTATGTTCGATCCTGAGTTTGGTACTTTGAGCGGTACTGATATTGTACAGGGATTTGAGATCGGACAGTTCCCCTCAACCCGTACTTATGGTTTTAATTTAGTGATAGGTATTAATTAA
- a CDS encoding prephenate dehydrogenase, with protein MKIAVVGLGLIGGSMALVLKQKGFATKVYGVDNQEAHTQKALELGIADEITDLNTAVAKADLVILSAPVSVCTVLLPQILDQVKHQIVLDTGSTKTSLLDAVKGHPHRGRYIATHPMWGTEFSGPEAATNDAFHGRANVICNAAESDKDALATVEKLYTLLGMYNVYMEGKDHDVHVAYVSHISHITSFALANTVLEKEKEENAIFELASAGFESTVRLAKSSPAMWMPIFKQNKENVLDVLNEHITQLRKFKSCIEKENWAYLTELMENANKIKHVLDREE; from the coding sequence ATGAAGATAGCAGTAGTCGGCCTCGGACTTATTGGAGGTTCCATGGCTTTAGTATTAAAGCAAAAAGGCTTTGCCACAAAAGTATATGGTGTAGACAATCAGGAAGCACATACACAAAAGGCGCTGGAGCTTGGAATTGCAGATGAAATAACAGACCTGAATACAGCAGTAGCCAAGGCCGACCTGGTCATACTGAGTGCTCCGGTAAGTGTCTGTACCGTATTATTGCCACAGATACTGGATCAGGTAAAACACCAGATCGTACTGGATACCGGCTCTACTAAAACATCTTTGCTTGATGCGGTAAAGGGACATCCCCACAGAGGCAGGTACATTGCTACACACCCTATGTGGGGTACCGAATTCAGCGGGCCGGAAGCAGCTACGAACGATGCATTCCATGGCCGGGCCAATGTGATCTGCAATGCAGCAGAAAGCGATAAAGATGCACTGGCAACCGTTGAAAAGTTGTATACCCTGCTTGGCATGTACAATGTATATATGGAGGGAAAAGACCATGATGTCCATGTAGCTTATGTCAGCCACATTTCCCATATTACTTCTTTTGCATTGGCCAACACTGTACTGGAAAAAGAGAAAGAAGAAAATGCCATATTTGAACTGGCCAGTGCCGGTTTTGAAAGTACAGTAAGGTTGGCAAAAAGTAGCCCTGCTATGTGGATGCCCATCTTTAAGCAAAACAAAGAAAACGTGCTGGATGTACTGAACGAGCACATTACCCAGCTCAGAAAATTTAAGTCCTGTATTGAAAAAGAGAACTGGGCTTACCTTACCGAATTGATGGAAAACGCGAACAAAATCAAGCATGTCCTGGATAGGGAAGAATAA
- a CDS encoding SusD/RagB family nutrient-binding outer membrane lipoprotein has product MKRTIYIITLLSFVSGFFACDKGFDRENTDPINIISSSPDKLLAPALVNVLTGNMLRNRNFNNELMQVTVTQSEDDFTVFRYNFRPNTADYTWNIWYPELTNFRDIYEIASRPEYQNDSYKGISLVCEAWVFSLLTDTYGDVPFKEANQGKIGLVEPVFDSQKEIYTALLARLEEANTLLTGNVPIDAASDPIYKGDIGLWRKFCNGLHLRLLLRLSGKQEVAGIMIAKIKEMVDTNPSKYPLFTSNAESAVLKWTGATTTTDPYTNPYVINLRENDFTIPSMCNFFILKLNDWNDPRIDIGATYGANARNRLGIAAGTGGFIGIDSGYEPGSKEQKQSYFYSFGNSEFSIQKSPLTGIVMTYAELQFILAEAAAKGWISGSAQTFYYTGIASAINYWVPNFSTNISGTQFTGYIANAGIAWDNNLPLNAATGDSKMERIHLQKYYSLFLTDFQQWFEYRRTGHPILPKGEGLKNGGKMPARMNYPVYVQSANPTNYSKAVANMGGDDMNTLVWWQKP; this is encoded by the coding sequence ATGAAAAGAACAATATACATCATTACCCTTTTATCATTTGTATCGGGCTTTTTTGCTTGCGATAAAGGATTTGACCGTGAAAATACCGATCCTATAAACATCATCAGCTCCTCACCGGATAAGCTGCTGGCCCCGGCATTGGTAAATGTTTTAACAGGCAACATGCTGCGTAACCGTAACTTTAATAACGAGCTGATGCAGGTAACGGTAACACAAAGTGAAGATGATTTTACTGTGTTTAGATATAATTTCAGACCAAACACTGCAGATTATACCTGGAATATCTGGTATCCGGAACTCACCAACTTCAGGGATATTTACGAGATCGCTTCCAGGCCCGAATATCAGAACGATTCCTATAAGGGCATTTCACTGGTATGCGAAGCCTGGGTTTTTTCTTTACTTACGGATACCTATGGTGATGTGCCATTTAAAGAGGCCAACCAGGGGAAAATAGGTTTGGTAGAGCCCGTGTTTGACAGTCAGAAAGAAATTTACACCGCTTTGCTGGCCAGGTTAGAAGAAGCGAATACTTTGCTGACAGGGAATGTGCCCATCGATGCCGCAAGTGACCCAATTTATAAAGGCGACATTGGGCTTTGGCGCAAGTTCTGTAATGGCTTGCACCTGCGTCTGCTATTGCGTTTATCCGGAAAACAGGAAGTGGCCGGTATCATGATTGCCAAAATCAAGGAAATGGTAGACACAAATCCATCAAAATATCCGTTGTTTACATCAAATGCAGAATCGGCAGTGCTAAAATGGACCGGCGCTACTACCACTACAGATCCTTATACTAACCCTTATGTGATCAATTTGCGTGAAAATGACTTCACCATACCTTCTATGTGTAATTTCTTTATACTTAAGCTGAATGACTGGAATGATCCACGGATAGATATTGGTGCAACTTACGGGGCTAACGCCCGTAACAGGCTGGGCATAGCAGCAGGTACCGGTGGTTTTATTGGTATAGACAGTGGTTACGAACCAGGCAGCAAGGAACAGAAACAATCGTATTTTTATTCGTTTGGCAACTCGGAATTTTCTATACAGAAAAGTCCGCTGACCGGTATTGTTATGACTTATGCCGAATTACAGTTTATACTGGCAGAGGCAGCGGCCAAAGGTTGGATTTCGGGTTCTGCCCAGACCTTCTATTATACAGGTATAGCAAGTGCGATTAATTATTGGGTGCCAAACTTTAGTACAAACATCTCAGGAACACAGTTTACCGGTTATATAGCCAATGCAGGTATTGCCTGGGATAATAACCTGCCCTTAAATGCGGCCACGGGAGATAGTAAAATGGAGCGCATCCATCTCCAAAAGTATTACAGTCTTTTTCTTACCGATTTTCAGCAATGGTTCGAATACCGCCGTACCGGGCATCCGATATTGCCCAAAGGTGAAGGCTTAAAAAACGGAGGGAAAATGCCTGCCAGGATGAATTACCCGGTCTATGTACAATCGGCCAATCCAACCAACTATAGTAAAGCTGTAGCCAATATGGGCGGAGACGATATGAATACTTTGGTTTGGTGGCAGAAACCTTAA
- a CDS encoding FecR family protein codes for MENLDKIETSFYKYLNNELGEEEARQFLEHLQSGADKDVFLQLIENGLEGPLADQLLGKPELFTLLNQSFAKVVHTIDTKSEKSITKLWPGIAAGIAAAVALIILGIYIFNAVPKSEPGSGPEYVNSIKPGKMGATLTLANGKTIGLSDAANGELAKEAGISVTKMANGQLVYEIEEGNGDPSKTNTLTTAKGETYILTLPDKTKVWMNAASSLTYAAGLNQRERKVMLKGEAYFQVAEDKTRPFIVESGGQKIEVLGTWFNVNAYPDEEKVTTTLLKGSVKVSGKPGSKILKPGDQSAVNEKSISITEVDTERAVAWKDNKFLFENDDIRYIMRMIERWYNVEVVYIGEMPTEKFGGGVSRFDNVSQVLKILESTGGAHFKIEGRRILVSK; via the coding sequence TTGGAAAATTTAGATAAGATAGAAACCTCCTTTTACAAATACCTGAACAATGAATTGGGGGAAGAAGAGGCGAGACAATTTCTTGAACATTTGCAGTCAGGTGCCGACAAGGACGTCTTTTTGCAATTGATAGAAAATGGTCTGGAAGGGCCGCTTGCTGATCAGTTGCTGGGCAAACCTGAACTTTTTACCTTGCTAAACCAGTCTTTTGCAAAAGTGGTTCACACCATTGATACTAAATCCGAAAAGAGCATCACTAAGTTATGGCCAGGTATTGCTGCCGGGATAGCAGCAGCAGTTGCTTTGATTATACTTGGTATTTATATTTTTAATGCGGTACCTAAGTCTGAACCTGGTTCGGGACCTGAGTATGTAAACAGCATCAAGCCAGGAAAAATGGGGGCCACATTAACACTGGCCAACGGAAAAACAATCGGATTGTCCGATGCCGCAAATGGCGAGCTTGCCAAAGAAGCTGGCATCAGTGTAACCAAAATGGCAAACGGACAGCTGGTTTATGAAATTGAAGAGGGAAATGGTGATCCGAGCAAAACCAATACCCTAACTACTGCTAAAGGTGAGACCTATATTTTAACCTTACCCGATAAAACTAAAGTATGGATGAATGCGGCTTCAAGCCTCACCTACGCTGCGGGCTTAAATCAAAGGGAGCGTAAAGTTATGCTTAAAGGGGAAGCCTATTTTCAGGTAGCCGAAGATAAGACCCGCCCCTTTATTGTAGAGAGCGGGGGACAAAAAATTGAGGTACTGGGTACGTGGTTCAATGTGAATGCTTATCCCGATGAAGAGAAAGTAACAACTACACTTTTGAAAGGCAGTGTAAAAGTATCCGGAAAACCAGGATCCAAAATCTTAAAGCCGGGAGACCAGTCGGCAGTAAATGAAAAATCGATTTCAATTACTGAAGTAGATACGGAGCGTGCGGTAGCCTGGAAGGACAATAAGTTTCTTTTTGAAAATGATGATATCCGGTATATCATGCGCATGATTGAACGCTGGTATAATGTGGAGGTAGTTTATATAGGAGAAATGCCAACAGAGAAATTCGGAGGGGGAGTATCCCGCTTTGACAATGTTTCGCAGGTATTGAAAATATTGGAATCTACCGGAGGTGCGCATTTTAAGATTGAAGGCAGGAGAATTTTGGTATCAAAATAA
- a CDS encoding pyridoxal phosphate-dependent aminotransferase — MIAKRLEGISEYYFSQKLREIESLNKEGKNIINLGIGSPDLPPHPDVIKTLQEEAAKPGVHGYQGYKGIPALRQGFADWYQQWYHVTLHPDTEILPLLGSKEGIMHICMTYLDEGDEALIPDPGYPTYGSAVKLAGGKPVNYILQEAQNWYPDLEALAATDLSRVKLMFVNYPNMPTGQPVGQDLFEALVRFAKEHHILLVHDNPYSFILNDEPISLLAVPGAKEVVLELNSLSKSHNMAGWRIGVLCGAKERIEEVLRFKSNMDSGMFMPLQLAAAKALSLGSDWYSHINGIYAERRAKVYRILDILGCSYSLKQVGLFVWAKIPDHYEDAYALSDEVLYGSGVFLTPGGIFGSQGLRYIRISLCGDLSRFEQAINRINK, encoded by the coding sequence ATGATTGCAAAAAGACTGGAGGGTATCAGTGAATACTACTTCTCCCAAAAATTAAGGGAAATCGAATCCCTGAATAAAGAAGGCAAAAACATCATTAACTTAGGTATCGGTAGCCCCGATCTTCCACCACATCCCGATGTCATCAAAACATTGCAGGAAGAAGCCGCCAAACCAGGGGTACATGGCTATCAGGGCTATAAAGGCATACCTGCATTGCGACAGGGTTTTGCAGACTGGTATCAGCAGTGGTATCATGTAACCCTTCATCCTGATACAGAAATATTACCACTGCTTGGGTCCAAAGAAGGGATCATGCACATCTGTATGACTTATCTGGATGAGGGCGACGAAGCATTGATCCCTGATCCGGGTTACCCTACTTACGGCAGCGCGGTTAAACTTGCAGGTGGTAAACCTGTGAATTACATTTTACAGGAAGCGCAAAACTGGTATCCGGATCTGGAGGCATTGGCCGCAACAGATCTGAGCCGGGTGAAACTCATGTTCGTAAATTACCCAAATATGCCAACAGGCCAGCCTGTTGGCCAGGACCTATTTGAGGCTCTTGTCCGTTTTGCAAAGGAACATCACATTCTGTTGGTACATGACAATCCTTATAGTTTTATCCTGAATGATGAACCGATAAGCCTTTTGGCAGTACCAGGTGCAAAAGAAGTGGTATTGGAATTGAACTCTTTAAGCAAATCACACAATATGGCCGGCTGGCGTATTGGTGTGCTGTGCGGTGCAAAAGAACGCATTGAAGAGGTACTTAGGTTTAAGAGCAATATGGACAGCGGCATGTTTATGCCCCTGCAACTGGCCGCAGCAAAAGCTTTGAGCCTTGGTTCCGACTGGTATAGCCATATCAATGGCATTTACGCAGAAAGGAGAGCTAAAGTATACCGCATACTCGATATCCTGGGCTGTAGCTATTCGCTTAAACAGGTTGGTTTATTTGTATGGGCAAAAATTCCTGATCATTATGAAGATGCTTATGCACTTAGTGACGAAGTGCTATATGGATCGGGCGTTTTCCTTACACCTGGAGGTATATTTGGAAGCCAGGGCCTGCGGTACATCAGGATCAGCCTTTGTGGCGACCTCTCCAGGTTTGAACAGGCCATAAACCGGATCAATAAATAA